CACGGCCAGACCCACGACTACAACACCCTGCTGCTGGCCACCCGCCTGGACGAACGACGCTTCCAGGTGGTCACGCTGGAGCCGCTGATCCTGCGCGCCGCCGATTTCGGGCTGTTGCCGGGCCTGGAAAACCTGCGCAAGCTGGCCGGGCTCAAGTCGATCAACCCGTCGGTGCCGGTGAGCGCGGTACTGATCTTCACCGCCCGCTGACATGCCGGGGCCGGTCTTCCCCTGGCGCGATGGCAACCAGTTCGAGCTGCTGGTCGACGGCCCCGAGTTCTTTCCGCGCATGCTCCTGGCGATCGTGCGCGCCGAATTCCAGGTCGACCTGGAGTTGTACCTGGTAGAAGGCGGGGCTTGCGCCGAGGCGGTGGTCGAAGCCTTGGAGCAAGCCGCGCGGCGCGGTGTAAGAGTACGCTGCCTGTTCGACGATTATGGTTCCCTGGCGTTCCCGACCGCACTGCGCGAGCGTCTGCTGGCCGCGGGCGTGTACCTGCGCTGGTACAACCGCCTGCGCTGGCGCCGAGGGCTGCGCAACCTCTACCGGGATCATCGCAAGCTGCTGTTGGTGGACGAGCGTTGGGCGGCGGTGGGCGGCACGGGTGTCACCGACGAATTCTGGACACCGGGCGAGGCCAGCAGCGAGTGGCACGAAGTGATGGTGCGCATGGAAGGGCCGGTGGTCTCCGACTGGCAATTGCTGTTCGACCGCCAGTGGCATGCCAACCAGCGCCGCACCGCCTGGCGCCCGCCGGAGGGCTTCGGCCTGCCGCGCCTGCCCCAGGTGCCGGCCCAGGGCCAGGGCATGGGCCGGGTGGCCTATGCCGATGCGCGCCAGCACAAGGATATCCTGCACGCCCTGGTGCGCGCGCTGAACAGCGGGCAGCGGCGTATCTGGCTGGCCACCCCGTATTTCCTCCCCACGTTCAGCGTGCGCCGGTCCTTGCGCCGCGCCGCGCAGAAAGGCGTGGACGTGCGCCTGCTGCTCACCGGGCCGCGCACCGACCACCCGGCCGTGCGCTATGCCGGTCACCGTTATTACCCGCGCTTGCTGCGTGCCGGGGTGCGGATCTTCGAATACCAGCCATGCTTCCTGCACCTGAAAATGGCGGTGGTGGATGACTGGGTCAG
This genomic stretch from Pseudomonas entomophila harbors:
- a CDS encoding phospholipase D-like domain-containing protein, producing the protein MPGPVFPWRDGNQFELLVDGPEFFPRMLLAIVRAEFQVDLELYLVEGGACAEAVVEALEQAARRGVRVRCLFDDYGSLAFPTALRERLLAAGVYLRWYNRLRWRRGLRNLYRDHRKLLLVDERWAAVGGTGVTDEFWTPGEASSEWHEVMVRMEGPVVSDWQLLFDRQWHANQRRTAWRPPEGFGLPRLPQVPAQGQGMGRVAYADARQHKDILHALVRALNSGQRRIWLATPYFLPTFSVRRSLRRAAQKGVDVRLLLTGPRTDHPAVRYAGHRYYPRLLRAGVRIFEYQPCFLHLKMAVVDDWVSVGSCNFDHWNLRFNLEANVEVLDPSLTAAVTASFERDFALSQEVDLARWHARPLWRRVQQRLWGWLDRVVANWLDRRD